One Flavimarina sp. Hel_I_48 genomic region harbors:
- a CDS encoding leucine-rich repeat domain-containing protein, with protein MSRNNSSCGLLSLAFFIMFVIISAFTGNLEYLYFLVGIFAILFVIVAIGDFNSSKKKSKFEDSKSLDLNLSNKPLVREDPIKLKQKPYIITEKFIGGQIKGVILPKEIAILTKIKSIKLFSKNEIEISKFINQNSDLYCIELDGPFWLENELEKKNQLTIVHIKKNDKIEPFLEHLSKQTELKYLSIIHNSKMDLKCFLPLLKNVTEFTLDCLINEFPTDLLRNEKLQSLNLSNNKIQKISIEHFDERILKNTNLKTLNLSGNRLKTIPLKLFDLKSLDNVILNNNPIRARNIKRLYKDYRNRVTLDSGQYEIIFRRFHPTSWLLIKIVFSIAFVAIPYMVFDSAGLSIIFFAFVVIAWKT; from the coding sequence GTGAGTAGGAATAATAGCAGTTGTGGACTTTTATCTCTAGCATTTTTTATAATGTTCGTTATAATTTCAGCATTTACAGGAAATCTTGAATATTTATACTTCCTTGTTGGGATTTTCGCTATTCTATTTGTTATCGTCGCAATTGGGGATTTTAATTCATCAAAAAAGAAATCAAAATTTGAGGATAGTAAATCTTTAGATTTAAATCTAAGTAATAAGCCTTTGGTTCGGGAAGACCCTATAAAACTCAAACAAAAACCATACATTATAACAGAGAAATTTATCGGTGGCCAAATCAAGGGAGTAATACTTCCCAAAGAAATAGCTATACTGACAAAGATAAAAAGCATCAAATTATTCTCTAAAAATGAAATAGAAATTTCAAAATTTATAAATCAGAATTCTGATTTGTATTGTATAGAGTTAGACGGGCCGTTTTGGCTAGAAAATGAACTCGAAAAGAAAAATCAATTAACTATAGTTCATATCAAAAAGAATGATAAAATTGAACCTTTTCTAGAACATTTATCAAAACAAACCGAACTAAAATATTTGAGCATTATCCATAACTCCAAAATGGATTTAAAATGCTTTCTGCCATTGCTCAAAAATGTTACTGAATTTACACTTGATTGCTTGATAAATGAATTTCCAACTGATTTATTGAGAAATGAAAAGCTACAATCCTTAAATCTTTCAAACAATAAAATTCAGAAAATTTCAATTGAGCATTTTGATGAGAGAATCTTAAAAAACACAAACCTCAAAACATTGAATTTGTCGGGAAATAGATTAAAGACGATACCATTAAAACTCTTTGATTTAAAATCCTTAGATAATGTTATACTAAACAACAACCCAATAAGAGCAAGGAATATAAAAAGATTATATAAAGACTACCGCAATCGAGTAACATTGGACAGCGGACAATACGAAATCATTTTTAGACGCTTTCATCCCACTTCTTGGCTCTTAATAAAGATTGTTTTCTCAATAGCTTTCGTAGCTATTCCTTACATGGTATTTGATAGTGCAGGATTATCAATTATATTTTTTGCTTTTGTGGTAATTGCATGGAAAACTTAA
- a CDS encoding helix-turn-helix transcriptional regulator yields the protein MKDQYTIKELADKLNVSTRTVERYLQGLYTKENNKIVIPLDVVNLLEVRHKSDTNTDTSPTQKYDVIEAFTNEEYQEFQKRLIEYPILQRDLEYHRESAKSHQRQMELILRNLEQRNFIEASDKKLKE from the coding sequence ATGAAAGATCAGTACACTATAAAGGAATTGGCCGACAAGCTAAATGTAAGTACCCGAACCGTTGAAAGGTACTTGCAAGGCCTATACACAAAGGAAAACAATAAAATTGTAATCCCTTTGGATGTGGTCAATCTGCTGGAAGTCCGACACAAGTCCGACACAAACACCGACACAAGTCCGACACAGAAATATGATGTAATTGAGGCCTTTACAAATGAGGAATATCAAGAGTTTCAAAAAAGGTTGATAGAGTACCCTATCCTGCAAAGGGATCTGGAATATCACCGCGAATCGGCAAAAAGTCACCAACGCCAGATGGAATTAATTTTGCGAAATTTGGAACAGCGGAATTTTATTGAAGCAAGCGACAAAAAACTAAAAGAATAG
- a CDS encoding replication initiation protein → MKDLSVFSDAQVHGFKEKRIMQHNAITSGRYDFSACQLDILFMLLASLTQKELQYRITAKDIELITGRAWNYAQLRKATEEIGNRMFEVDIKQDNGKMIYRQMWLFQQVDYLEGQGAFEVMISEPAKPYFFELKNSFTSIQLKSVLACSSKYAKRLYTLACQWRSVGRQVYEIEELKRMLGMIDKKGNEQYRQIGQFKKDVLDIAKEQINANTDLKFDYKLHKKGRSFKVIEIFIDISANFQLQIDFQKPIAEQKDIKYIMSYGLTEKQATQIAENEKIENFKSLIDELNQKVRKGDLKVDNSRGYIVGVYKKKGVISSM, encoded by the coding sequence ATGAAAGATTTATCAGTGTTTAGTGATGCACAGGTGCACGGCTTTAAGGAAAAAAGAATAATGCAGCATAACGCTATTACTTCAGGGAGATATGATTTCTCGGCCTGCCAGCTAGATATTTTGTTCATGCTCTTGGCTTCGCTGACCCAAAAAGAGCTGCAGTATAGGATCACCGCTAAGGATATAGAATTAATCACTGGGAGAGCCTGGAACTATGCTCAGCTCCGTAAGGCCACTGAGGAAATCGGCAATCGTATGTTCGAGGTCGATATAAAGCAGGACAACGGCAAAATGATCTACCGCCAGATGTGGCTCTTTCAACAGGTAGATTACCTTGAGGGGCAGGGAGCATTTGAGGTTATGATTTCCGAACCGGCCAAGCCTTACTTTTTTGAACTAAAGAATTCATTTACCTCGATCCAGTTGAAGTCTGTTCTGGCCTGTTCTTCGAAATACGCTAAGCGCCTATACACTTTAGCCTGTCAATGGCGGTCGGTTGGTCGACAGGTTTATGAAATTGAAGAGCTGAAAAGGATGCTTGGAATGATCGATAAAAAAGGAAATGAGCAGTACAGGCAAATTGGTCAGTTTAAAAAAGATGTTTTAGACATTGCCAAGGAACAGATCAATGCCAATACCGATTTGAAATTTGATTACAAACTTCATAAAAAAGGGCGCTCTTTCAAGGTTATAGAGATATTTATAGATATAAGTGCAAACTTCCAGCTCCAGATAGACTTCCAAAAACCGATAGCTGAACAAAAAGATATAAAATATATTATGTCCTACGGTCTGACCGAAAAACAGGCCACCCAAATAGCCGAAAACGAAAAAATCGAAAACTTTAAATCACTAATTGATGAGTTAAACCAAAAGGTTAGGAAAGGGGATTTAAAAGTGGATAATTCAAGGGGCTATATTGTTGGGGTCTATAAGAAAAAAGGGGTGATCTCATCAATGTAA
- a CDS encoding DUF2683 family protein yields MGTLKIHPEDQQQLKTVKAFLNALKIPFEASEESPYDPSFVAKIKESEREAEQGMLTSIKTEDLWK; encoded by the coding sequence ATGGGAACATTGAAAATTCATCCAGAGGATCAGCAACAGCTGAAAACGGTCAAGGCATTCCTAAATGCCCTGAAAATTCCCTTTGAGGCTTCGGAAGAAAGCCCATACGACCCCAGTTTTGTCGCCAAAATCAAAGAAAGCGAACGCGAAGCAGAACAGGGTATGCTAACCTCCATCAAGACGGAGGATCTATGGAAGTGA
- a CDS encoding Txe/YoeB family addiction module toxin: MEVNYTKKALKDLSYWKKKGDPAIQNKITKLVTDIEGTPYSGIGKPEALKYDLSGFWSRRINKEHRIIYKVLEEKETIEIHSLKGHY, encoded by the coding sequence ATGGAAGTGAATTATACCAAAAAAGCGCTGAAGGATCTTTCGTACTGGAAAAAAAAGGGAGACCCGGCGATCCAGAATAAAATAACAAAGCTGGTAACTGACATTGAGGGCACCCCCTATTCCGGCATCGGAAAACCGGAAGCCCTAAAGTACGATCTTTCCGGTTTTTGGTCAAGGCGCATCAACAAGGAACACCGCATTATCTACAAGGTCCTCGAAGAGAAAGAAACAATAGAAATCCATTCTTTGAAGGGGCATTATTAA
- a CDS encoding type II toxin-antitoxin system ParD family antitoxin: MARQSFSVNEKNDQWLREQVTSKEYSSKSELVNDLIRQARGQQRKIDWIRTKLERSEQRGFSNRTPEEILAIAQSGK, translated from the coding sequence ATGGCACGACAAAGCTTTTCGGTCAATGAGAAAAACGACCAGTGGTTACGAGAACAGGTAACCAGCAAGGAATATTCCAGTAAAAGCGAACTTGTAAACGACCTAATTCGGCAGGCCAGGGGCCAACAAAGAAAAATTGATTGGATCAGGACCAAACTGGAACGGTCGGAACAGCGTGGTTTTTCAAACCGCACCCCGGAAGAAATACTTGCCATAGCCCAAAGCGGAAAGTAA
- a CDS encoding type II toxin-antitoxin system RelE/ParE family toxin gives MTYRLRLEAEEDLIRIYHYGMGRFGVDQATKYYFGLIEHFERIAENPYQFISAEHIKPGYRSCNFKSDTIYYRVLEEVEIMAIIGRQDFT, from the coding sequence ATGACCTATAGGCTAAGGCTCGAGGCCGAAGAAGATCTAATAAGGATCTATCATTACGGAATGGGAAGGTTCGGGGTCGATCAGGCAACTAAATATTATTTTGGCCTAATTGAACATTTTGAGCGGATAGCAGAAAACCCTTATCAATTTATCTCTGCAGAACATATCAAACCTGGATATAGAAGCTGCAATTTCAAATCAGATACGATTTATTACAGGGTTCTGGAAGAAGTAGAAATAATGGCCATTATCGGGAGACAGGATTTTACCTAA
- a CDS encoding type II toxin-antitoxin system HicB family antitoxin produces MKEKLEHKGYFGTVQFSTDDKVFFGKIQGINDLILFEGKSVSDLEKSFVESVEDYLKTCKEIGKEIVKNGQPERLMPDFFDDENHSEWTW; encoded by the coding sequence ATGAAAGAAAAACTAGAACACAAAGGTTATTTCGGCACCGTGCAATTCAGTACCGATGATAAGGTATTTTTTGGAAAGATCCAGGGGATAAATGACCTGATACTTTTCGAGGGTAAATCTGTTTCTGACCTGGAAAAAAGTTTTGTTGAGTCGGTGGAGGATTATCTGAAAACCTGTAAAGAGATAGGAAAGGAGATTGTTAAAAACGGACAGCCCGAACGGCTGATGCCAGACTTTTTTGACGATGAAAATCATTCTGAGTGGACGTGGTGA